In Clostridium omnivorum, the DNA window GATACAGTTAGAACAGGTGACATTATTGGTAGGTATGGAGGAGAAGAGTTTAGTATAGTCTTAACTGAAGTAACTAATGAACAGGCTTTAGATATTTGTGATAGAATTAGAAAGAATGTAGAACAGCATGTATTTGAAGTGAATGGAAATAGCATTAAAGTTACTGTGAGCATAGGTGTATGTTTAAAGAAGTCACAAAGTACAGCATCTAAGAATGATATAATAAAAATAGCAGATATAGCTTTATATGAAGCAAAGAAAAGTGGTAGAAATAAATGTGAAATGACTATTATATAGAAAGGAGTTACTTAATGAATTTATCGGGGAAGGTGGCATTTGTCACAGGAGCATCTAGAGGAATAGGAAGAAATATAGCATTAGAACTGACTAAAGCCGGAGCAAGTGTGGCTTTAAACTATATAAAAGACGATTTAGCTGCAGAAGAGGCTCTTGAAGAAATTAAAGCTTTAGGAGGCTATGGAATTTTAATAAAGGGTGATGTAAGTAGTTATAGTACCTGCAAAAATGCTATTGATGAAGTAGTGAAGAGTTTTGGTAAAATTGATATTCTAGTGAATAATGCGGGGATATCTATGCTAGGTTTTTTTGCTGATGCTGATGAAGAAATGTGGAATAGGGTAATAGATACAAACTTGAAAAGTGTAATTAACTGCAGTCATGCTGCACTTAATTATATGCTGCAAAAAAAGAGTGGAAGTATTATAAATATATCCTCCATATGGGGCAATGTAGGTGCTTCCTATGAAGTAATATATTCTGCTTCAAAAGGGGCTGTGAATAGTTTTACAAAAGCTCTAGCAAAAGAAATCGCTCCTTCAGGTATACGTGTTAATGCTATAGCCCCAGGGGTTATAAATACAGATATGAATAAGTTTTTGTCTCAGGAGGAAAAAGAACAGTTAATTAATCAAATTCCTATGATGCAATTTGGTGAGGGTGAGGATATAGGCAAACTGGCTGCTTTTCTATCAAGTGATGATTCGAAATATATAACAGGGCAGGTTATCACTGTTGATGGAGGAATGCTTTAAAAAATGTAGTTTTAAATCTAAAATATTCTTTTATAGAAGTTAGGGCTCTAGGCTGTATTTATGGCATAGAGTTTTTATTTTTATACTAATAAATATTCTCTTTTAAACATATAATTTATAAGAGTTTATTAGGGGTTGATATTATATGGGGAGTGAAGATTTTTTTACGTTTAGAGAATACATGAAAAAGGAGTATGACTTATTAACTGCATCTATGGAGGATTATCTTGAAATGATATATAGATTGTCCAGAGATAGCGGGTTTACAAGGATTCACGAGCTAGCTACATCGTTGAATGTACAGCCTCCTTCAGCTACAAAGATGGTTCAAAAACTTGCTGAATTAAAACTTGTAAACTATGAAAAGTATGGCATAATTATATTAACTGAGCAGGGCAAATTGATGGGGAGTACACTACTTGAAAGGCATAATACAATAGAAAGCTTTTTAAAGTTAATTGGAATCTCTCAAGGTGTACTAGAGGAGACTGAAAAAATAGAACACACTATTAGCCCTGAAACCTTAGAGTATCTTAAGGATTTTATTGAATTTATTAAGCAAAACCCACAGTTCATTAGTTCCTTTGATAATTATCGCAAGAATAAGGAAATATAGATAGCAACTATAAGTATTATTTAAATAGTATAAAGCAAAAAAGCTGCCCTCATAAGAAGGACAGCTTTATTTAACATAAGTATCTAAAAATTCATATACTTTTTTTATATAAGTCTGCTTATCTTTAACAAAAGTACCTGCATGAGCTGAAGTAGAACAAATATAAATAGCTTTTGGACCTTTTTTAACATTGTACATATCTTTGCTCATTGAAACTGGAACAATAGTATCCATTTGTCCGTGAATAAACATAATTGGAGTATTTACATCTTTAATAGCATTTATTGGTGATACTTGCTCATAGGCAAAACCAGACCTAAATAAGGAAACCATACTTCCATAAAACAGTAATGTTTTATTTAATATTGGGTTCTTTATATTATATCCTTCCTTTAAGCCTTTTGAAAAAATAGTTGATAAATCAGAGTAGCCGCAATCTGCAATATAAAAAGCAACTTTGTGCTGGTTTTCATTTATTTTAGAATGAAGAAGTGCAGTTGCTGCCCCCATTGATTCTCCATGAACACCTATAATGCCTGGACCATTTTTGTCCCAAACCCAGTTCACAAATGCATCTAAGTCATACTTTTCATAGTAGCCATAGGTTATAGTATCCCCGCCGCTTTCTCCGTGATGACGAGAATCGTAGATAAGAACATTGTAGCCCTTATCTATATACATATCTACATATTTCAATGAACTCCATCTGTTATCCCTAATTCCATGAACTAGAATTACAGTGTTTTTTGTATGTTTAGGATTATAAATATAAGTTCCATTGAGTTTATAGCCATATTTTGATTCAATACTCATATCCTCTTTCAGATAACTATAAAATTTTATATCGTCAAAGGTATATTTATATATATTATACACTGCTGACACGCTGGCAGTTTCTAACTTATAGGATTCTTTGTAAAGTGTATTACCTACATATATGCCCACAGAGTTAACTGCGATAAAAATTATAATAACTATAGACCAAATAATTTTCTTCTTCATATAACCCTCCTTTAATAGAGTGTTTATAATATTATAGCATTTATACTTATTTATTGTAGTGGAAGTATTATGAAAAGTGCTCAAAAGGATATGAAACCTTTATTATTCCCACATAGTAGTATAACATAAAATAGGATAAATATTTTATGTTATTATAAAAATCTTTGATATTAATATTATACAAAAAAGAGAAGCTATGGTTACAAAGCTTCTCTTTTAATAAATTAATAATATTATTTTTTTATTATTTTGTATTAATATTTATACTTCCATTATCATTATTAATATTAAATTCAATATCAGAATTGCCAATGCTGGAATTAACATTACTCTCATTAACAGTCTTTTTTACAGGAAGATCAAAGTCATTTTTTATACTTCCCATTTTTGTATGAAGAATGAATTTCCCTTGCTGCTCTCTAGGAACTCTTAGAGTTACTGAACCAAATTTACTCTCTATGCTTACATTTTTTGATATAATTTGGTTGTTTTCAAAAGTAACACTTCCATTATTATTAGAAAGCTTTACTTTTCCACCAGCATTTTTTAGTTGAATTGTGCCAAACTTGTTTGTAGAAGTAACATCCCCTCCGATAGCTTCTAGGGTTACTTTACCATTTTCTCCGTAAGCCTCTGTACTGTTTTTAACATCCTTTACAGTTATAGAACCAAATTTATTTTCAGTATACAAGGAACCATCTATATTAGTAATATTAATGCTTCCATTTTTGTTTATTACTTTAGTATCTCCTTTTATTGAGTCTACAGCAATTGAGCCAAATTCATTGGTTACTTCAAGTGCTCCTGTAACATTTTTAACTGAAATTGATCCATTCTTATCATAAATAGTTGTTTTTCCAGATACTGAATTAACATCTATTTTTCCAAATTCATTTTTTAAATCTAATGCTATATTTTCTGGTACTCTAATAACTAGATTGATATTTTTCACATTAGCTTTTCCTTTATCTAAAGCGTTGAAATTAGTAGTAATCTTAACTGGATTATTGTCAGTTACTTCAACTAGTGAATTGTAAATTGATTTTGCATAGTCTACATCATTGGTGTTAAGCTTGATTTCAGCATCCAGTTCTATATTATTGCTAGAGCTTTTGCCAACCTCAATTGTACCAAATTGATTTTCAACAACTAGCGTATTTTTGCCATTAGCATTAATTGTTAAGTTCTTCTTGAAGCTTTCCTCATACCTGTAATTGTTTATTGAAAAAGGTATACCTGAGAAATTTATGTGACTATTAATTTTAGTTAATGTAAAAGCTCCTGTACAGTACAAGATAATTAAAATGATAGCAAATATACTAAAACCATCAAATCTAATTTTTGAATCTTCACCTTTTACTATTACTCCGCTTAAAAGTAATTCAATACCTAATAAAATTATTGCTATTGGCCACCAGCTAAGTACTTGTGTTACTGTTATTATTCCTGAGGTTCTTGCTATAAAGAAAGCTGAACCAAGAACTATAAGTAAAAGTCCCAGAGTAAGGGTACCTACTCTCCATCTTCTCATTCTTTAACCCCCTATTTACATAATTATTAATATTTTTTACTTCCTAGTAATAATTTAATCCCTAAAGCAACAAAGATTAATGAAACTAAACCTGTTTGAAGATAATTTCTTACGTTCCAGCTTATTAATGTGTCAAGAATAGGAAATACAATTTTATCAATTAAAGCTATACATCCAACAGCAATTAAAATGATTCCTAAAAATTTGCTAGTATTTTGCGACGAATTACTTTTAGAGTTAAGCCAAGTTATAATATCAAGATCTTTATCTTCAGGCGGTATTTCAGATTTTGCCTTTTCTCTTACGTCAAACATTGCATAAAACCATATGATTGGTATAATAATCCCAAAGAATCCTATGTGTAGCCAATCATTTAAAAAAATAGTTAAAAAGAAAAGCGCCATTATTTGGATTCCCTGTTTTTGAAGCCCCAAGTACATATGTCCAGCCCCTGGTAAAATTGAAAAAAACATTGCAGTTGATTTTTGATTTCTCACTAAAAACATCCCCTTTATTAATTAACTGATTATGTAATAATTGTATTACACAATCCTTAAGAAAAAGTACAATAAAATCTTAAGAAAGTCTTAACAAAAATCTCAAATTAATGAATTATGTTAATGTTTTATCAGTGACTTAATAATATCATATCTCATTTTTTTGCACATTTAAACACTTTGTGTAAAATTTTAATAATTTTGGAATATAAATAATATGTAATAGATTACTCACATATAATGAATAACGCAGGAAGGTTTTACTCTATGGTTAATGATGGTAATAAAGCTGGACAGGTTTGTTAAAAAAAGATAAAATAATCATAGTTAGATGCGTTTAAGCTTATAAGAGTATAGTAAAGGTGGGGGAAAATGGATAATTTAGCTGCATTCATCATAGGTGCTCTTCAAATAACACTGCTAGATCTTACTTTGTGTGGGGATAATATCGGAGTAATTGCTTTAGCAACTAGAAATCTTTCTGATAAATTTGCTAAAAAGGCAAGTTTTTTTGGAATTATGGGGGCTATACTGCTAAGAATTATTTTTGCATGCGCTATTACTCTAATTTTAAATATACAGTGGATTCCGATAAAATTACTTGGTGGTCTGCTGCTTGTTAAAATTACTTGGGATTTCATAAAACCTCAGGAGGAGCCCTTGCACAGAAGTGAGGTTGATTCCGCAAGTAGATTTTGGGATGCAGTTAAGGTTATTATAATAGCAGATATAAGTATGAGCCTAGATAATGTGCTAGCTATAGCTGGAGCTGCTAATGGAAATGTATTACTTATAGTATTTGGTATATTGCTTAATGTACCTATAATATTCTTTGGAAGTCAGTTTGTGGCAAATCTAATGAAAAGGCATCCTATAGT includes these proteins:
- a CDS encoding alpha/beta hydrolase, which translates into the protein MKKKIIWSIVIIIFIAVNSVGIYVGNTLYKESYKLETASVSAVYNIYKYTFDDIKFYSYLKEDMSIESKYGYKLNGTYIYNPKHTKNTVILVHGIRDNRWSSLKYVDMYIDKGYNVLIYDSRHHGESGGDTITYGYYEKYDLDAFVNWVWDKNGPGIIGVHGESMGAATALLHSKINENQHKVAFYIADCGYSDLSTIFSKGLKEGYNIKNPILNKTLLFYGSMVSLFRSGFAYEQVSPINAIKDVNTPIMFIHGQMDTIVPVSMSKDMYNVKKGPKAIYICSTSAHAGTFVKDKQTYIKKVYEFLDTYVK
- the ymfI gene encoding elongation factor P 5-aminopentanone reductase — translated: MNLSGKVAFVTGASRGIGRNIALELTKAGASVALNYIKDDLAAEEALEEIKALGGYGILIKGDVSSYSTCKNAIDEVVKSFGKIDILVNNAGISMLGFFADADEEMWNRVIDTNLKSVINCSHAALNYMLQKKSGSIINISSIWGNVGASYEVIYSASKGAVNSFTKALAKEIAPSGIRVNAIAPGVINTDMNKFLSQEEKEQLINQIPMMQFGEGEDIGKLAAFLSSDDSKYITGQVITVDGGML
- the mntR gene encoding transcriptional regulator MntR; its protein translation is MGSEDFFTFREYMKKEYDLLTASMEDYLEMIYRLSRDSGFTRIHELATSLNVQPPSATKMVQKLAELKLVNYEKYGIIILTEQGKLMGSTLLERHNTIESFLKLIGISQGVLEETEKIEHTISPETLEYLKDFIEFIKQNPQFISSFDNYRKNKEI
- a CDS encoding DUF4097 family beta strand repeat-containing protein — its product is MRRWRVGTLTLGLLLIVLGSAFFIARTSGIITVTQVLSWWPIAIILLGIELLLSGVIVKGEDSKIRFDGFSIFAIILIILYCTGAFTLTKINSHINFSGIPFSINNYRYEESFKKNLTINANGKNTLVVENQFGTIEVGKSSSNNIELDAEIKLNTNDVDYAKSIYNSLVEVTDNNPVKITTNFNALDKGKANVKNINLVIRVPENIALDLKNEFGKIDVNSVSGKTTIYDKNGSISVKNVTGALEVTNEFGSIAVDSIKGDTKVINKNGSINITNIDGSLYTENKFGSITVKDVKNSTEAYGENGKVTLEAIGGDVTSTNKFGTIQLKNAGGKVKLSNNNGSVTFENNQIISKNVSIESKFGSVTLRVPREQQGKFILHTKMGSIKNDFDLPVKKTVNESNVNSSIGNSDIEFNINNDNGSININTK
- a CDS encoding TerC family protein, whose product is MDNLAAFIIGALQITLLDLTLCGDNIGVIALATRNLSDKFAKKASFFGIMGAILLRIIFACAITLILNIQWIPIKLLGGLLLVKITWDFIKPQEEPLHRSEVDSASRFWDAVKVIIIADISMSLDNVLAIAGAANGNVLLIVFGILLNVPIIFFGSQFVANLMKRHPIVIYVGGAILAHTSFNMILEDNLTKRFLVLPQSFNVIFPLIMAILVLLYGYIYLNFMQKTQKIKAKRKHIS